The stretch of DNA GTGTTCTACTTAaaccaagaatttttttaatgtatgcagaaattcttttttttatttacttattttcctttacagataaatttaagaaaaaatagtcAACTTAAAGGGATAACATTGAGTTAACATTCAGGTGGTTCCTGGTTATGGCAAATATCACAAAGGTAGCATACAAATATCTGATGTTTCTGATATTCTGATGCAGAGTTTAAGGCATATGAAGAGGAGTAATGGATGGGGAAAAGGCTGAGAAGGGGTCAGGTCATGGAGAGCCTGAACACCATGGGAAGGAAGGTGGGCTTTAATCTGTCAATATGAAGGCAAGACATTGGTTCAAGAATGGGCAATtaagctgggcaaggtggctcatgcctgtaatcccagcactttgggaggccaaagcaggtggatcacctgaggtcaggagttcgagaccagcctggccaacatggtgaaaccttgtctctactaaaaatacaaaaattagccgggcatggtggtgggcgcctgtagtcccagctacttggaaggatgaggctagagaatcacttgaacccgggaggtggaggttgtagtgacccgagatggtgccactgcactccagcctgggtgacaagagcgaaactctgtctcaaaaaaaaaaaacaaaaaaatgaacaatggaCATGGTCAGAGCCAGGCTTGGCAGGGCTGGCTCCGGCCTCTGGGTTCAGGATGAGAGGGGAGActaggggctggggcaggagtggggagaCTCAGAGTGAACAAGCACAGGGCCAGGGAGGAACCTGGATAGACCCAACTGAAATAGAAGGCTCTAGAAAGGGACAGTTGTAGAGCCCTGTCAGGCCATGTCACTACATGCTACCTTGTGGACCTGGTGTGTACAGATTTCTTTTCCAGAGGCGATCTTTCAGCCTCTGATCCTCTTCCTGGCTCATAGGCACCTTCCATTATGACTTACTACGAACGTTCAATGGCTTTGACTGGGTTTTACTGAGGTAAAAGGTAACATCAGCAGAGgccagcccgcctcagcctcattAGCTGGGGGAGCTGGAAGTACAGTCAGACAGGGTGGGGCAAATGGACTCATGCCTCCTCATTCTGTGTTTCTTCATGGGAAAATTCCCATGTCTGCTTGACCGCCTGTGGTGATTCATTTTATTCCATATGATGAACATCTGATTTTCTAGGACCTTCAGCTTCATTTCACTGAACAAAAGCCGTTGGAAGATCTGGTCCTGGAGGGCAAAGCAGGAATGCATTCCATTGACTTCTTTTGTGTTCGTGGCTTTGTCGTTCTGGGAGTCGTTTTCGGAAGTCTTtggtttctcttcctccttctaagCTCCCCACCACGAGGAAAAGGGGAAAGTTGGTTAAAAATGATAATCCCTTCCTTGCTTGaacacctgctctgtgccaggtggTTTACAAACATTATCTTAATAGATTCTCACAACTGCCTGCAAGGGGAGCGTCATTGCCTCATTTTGTGGAGACTTGGGACCCAGTAACAggaaatcactttctttttttttttttttctttttttgagacagaatttcactcttgttgcccaggcttgagtgcattggtgtgatctcagctcactgcaacctccacctcccaggttcaaatgattctcctgcctcagtctccggagtaactaggattacaggcacgtgccaccacacccagctaactttttgtattagtataaatttttggtatttgtgtttgtaattttagtagagacagggtttcaccctgttgaccaggctggtcttgaactcccgacctcaggtgatctgcctgcctcggcctcccaaagtgctgggattacaggtgtgagccaccaggccctggCTGGGAGGTCACTTTCTCAGCATCATACAGCGTCAAATTCCTGAGTCCTCCACTTGCGTTTGGTTCATAGGAATGCATGAGATGGCTCGCTAATCTGCCAGTTGCAGTGGACATATAGCCCTTAGCCTAAATATATCTCCAAAGCCTTTGTTTTTCCAGCATTTTGTCAGGCTCAGTACGATCTCAAACTGCGAAGTCTCAGGGGTCTCATGACATGCTTTTATCTCCATGATCctcatctctccctcccctggttaataacacttatttttttttcttttcggaTTCAGCTACAAACTAatggtctttaaaaatatttaaaaattaagccaggtgtggtggctcatggctgtaatcccagcaccttcgaaggccgaggcaggatgattgcttaagcccaggagtttgaaaccagcctgggagacatggtaaaatcccatctccacaaaaactagaaaaaattcgccctgtgcacacatgtagtcccagctacttgggagactgaggtggaaggatcacctgagcccagggaggtcaaggctgcagtgagccatggttgcgccactgcatccagcctgggccacagagcgagaccctgtcccaaaaaactaaatacataaataaaataaaacggttaactgaaaaaaattcaacatatcagacatgcaaaaaaggtaaataatacaaaaaatactcATATTCCCATATcaacttaagaaataaaatatcataaatataacTAAAGTTCCCTGTGGACTCTCCCACTTACAgcatcctcctccctccctgaatAGCATCACCTTAACTGTAATCctgcatttaaaatgtatttttccatgCATTTCTTTATAAAGTAGTTCTCAATGGGAGGCATTCTGCcctccccaggggacatttggcaatatctggaaaTACTTTTGATTGTCATGAAATGGTGGGTGTGCTACTTGGCATCTCATGGGTAGGGGCCAGGGTTGCTGCTAAGCTAACAATGCACAGGTGACAGATGAGCCTCCCACAATGGAGAATTATcaggcccaaaatgtcaatagtgccaaggttgaggcAGCCtgcctgaaaatattttcactgcCCATATGCCTCCATAAATAAGATAggctattgtttttttttgttttgtttgagacagagtctcactactctgtcacccaggctgtagtacagtggcgtgctcactgcagcctcaacttctcaggctggggtgattctcccacctcagtctcctgagtagctgagactacaggcacgcaccaccatgcctggttcatttttgtattttttgtagagatggggtttcttcatgttgcccaggctattcttgaactcctggcctcaagtggttattgacctgcctcggcatcctaaagtgcagggattataggtgtgagccactgcaccaggctgttTTGCatggttttttgcttttgtttttgtttttatatggactcttgctctgttgcccacgctagagtgcagtggcatgaactcagctcactgcaacctccgtcccctcagttcaagtgattctcctgcctcagcctcccgagtagcttgtattacaggtgcatgtcaccacacccagctaatttttgtatttttagtagagatggggttttaccatgttggccaggctggtcttgaactcctgacttcaagtgatccacctgcctcggtctcccaaagtgctgggattacaagcatgagccactgcgtccagcctaacATGTTTTTTTAGCATTAAATGAAAGATGTCATAATCTATGTACATTTCTGCTGTCTTCATTATTCTATTTTAGAGATATATCTATGTtcatccattttcatttttttgattttttttcacattaaagTAGTTGTTACTCTTGCCAAAGCATGTTGACATCAAACATGAAATAGGAAAGTCTGGGGTGGTCCTGATTTAACAGCTCAGGTGAGGCAACTGACGCCTCGTGGAGGGAAGTGATTTACCCAGCACCACCTAAGAGGAAGCTGTAGAGTGGTGATTTAGACCAGAGTCTTGGATTCCTCAGTCTTGCCCCATTATTTTGACACCTACCCTGTTCCCTACCACCTAATCTAGCTGCAAATACCCCCTATCCCTGAGCTGAAGCCAAGCCCCCTCTTGCTCACCTGCTGAGGCTCTGGGAGGGTGAGCTTGTGTTCACACTTGACCAGCCAGTTGCTAAGCAACAGCAGAAGGAATAGGAACCCAAACAAGGCTGGCTTATAGCTCATCAGCCAAGCTGCCACTGCTCCTACGGTGCCCGCGGAGGCAAGTATCCCATGGAGACTCCTAAAGAGAAATATCAGTTTTGCCAGCATTATGGCATGGAGGCACACAGGCCCCAGGACCCTGCCTGAGGCCCCTCCATGACAAGAGTCATGGCCACCCACTCCTCTGAGTCATAGCCagctccctccccccacccagcTGCcgcataacaataataataactccTCCTATGTCTGAAGCAACCACTATGTGCCAGACTCTTTGACAGGCAGTTTGCAAGCATTATCTCATGATGTCCTCACAACAGCCAGGTGATGTAGGCCTCCTCATTCATTCACCAGTACTTCTGGGCCTCgcaactagcaaaaaaaaaatggccaataCAGAGCCCCTACCATCACAGGGGCAAAGAAAAGCTATTCAAACTTGGACGTAAAGGCTTTTACAGTTATACTACCCCATCTATTGGTCACCTGACACTTTAGCGGAAGGTAACTTTGtttaatataatatgtaatatcgATAAGGTTTTGGACTCTGTACAGTTAgacattaactttttatttattattattttattttatttttgagacaaggtctcactgtgttgcccaggttggagtgcagtggtgtgatcatggctcactgaagcctccaactcctgggctcaagtgatccttctgcctcagcctcccgagcagctaagacttcaggcatgtgccactatgcccagctaattaaaaaaaaaatttatttttttagagacaaggtcttgctatattgcccaggctggtctcaaactcctagcctcaagcaattctcccacctggAGAcactaacttttattattttattttatttacttattttcttttttgagacggactctcacccggttgcccaagctggagtgcaatggtgccatcttggctccctgcaacctccgcctcctgggttcaagcaattctcctgcctcagcctcccaagtagttgggattacaggcacgtaccaccatacccacctaatttttgtatttttagtagagacagggtttcgtcatgttggtcaggctggtctcgaactcctgacctcaaatgatccgcccacctcggcctcccaaagtgctgggattacaggtgtgagtccccgTGCCCAGTGGAGacattagcttttaaaaaatgctagccgggtgtggtggctcacacctgtagtcccagcactttgggaggccgaggcaggtagatcacctgagacgagcctggccaacatggtgaaaccccgtctctaccaaaaatacaaaaattagccagatgtggttgcgggcacctgtcatctcagctacttgggaggctgaggcaggagaattgctggaacccggcgggtggaggttgcagtaagctgagatcgcgccactgcactccagcctgggcaaccacagtaagactccttctcaaaaaaaaaaaaaaaaaaaaaaaaaagcatacattgCTACAGTAATTCCACTTTGGATAttcccaaagaattgaaagcagagtcttgaagagatatttgtataccaaCGTTCACagcagaattattcacaatagccaaaatgtggaagcaacaaAAGTGTCCATccatagatgaatggataataaaatgttatatatgcaCAATATTaccagcctttaaaaggaaggaaattctaacCTGTTAcaatatagatgaaccttgaggacattaagctaagtgaaatcgtcacaaaaaaacccaaataccatatgattctacttacatgagtATTTACaggagtcaaattcatagaggcaaagagtagaatggtggctgtcaGGGGCTGGAAGGAGGGGCAAATGTAGTCATTGTTTAATGTGCACagagttttgcaagatgaaaagagttttgGAGATTGTTTATGCAACAATGTGAATGCATCTAACACTACTAAACAGTATAATCAAAATGGTTAGgattgtaaattttatgttatgtgtattttatcacaataaaaacatCTGAAATGAATTAGTTATTTCTGGGAAAAAACGGGTaagtgccaccacatccggctaatttttgtatttttagtagagacggggtttcaccatgttggccaggctggtctcaaattcctgaactcaggtgatccacccacctcggcctcccaaagtgctgggattacaggcatgagccactgcactcggccaggaattcttttttttttgagacggagtctcgctctgtcgcccaggctggagtgcagtggtgccatctccactcactgcaagctccgcctcccgggttcacgccattctcctgcctcagcctcccaagtagtggagactacaggcgtccgccaccgcgcccggctaatttttgtatttttaatagagcggggtttcaccgtgttagccagggtggtctcgatctcctgacctcgtgatccacccgtctcggcctcccaaagtgctgggattacaggcatgagccaccgcgcccagctggccAGGAATTCTTTATGTAAAAATATCAGTTTTAGTGACTGTGATATTCCAATATAGAATCATGCCTTGTTAGAACCATGCCTTGCTGAACTatgggatacattctgagaaaagcgccattaggcaatttcattgttgtgtgaacatcatagaacATACTTAACATAAAGCTAAATGGTATAGTCTACTACATACCATATGGTACAGTCTATTGTTaacaggctacaaacctgtatggcatgttactgtactgaaaacTGTAGGTAATTCTATCTGAACACAGAAAAGGTAGAAAAGGTATggtaaaaatatgttatataattttatgggaccactaCTGTATATGCAGTCTGTTGTTGATGGAAACGTTGTTATGTGGTGTTTAATTGTATTAAATTGGTTACCACTTGttggggccttttttttttttttttttttttttttttttattgttttagagacagggtcttgctctgtcccagcccaggctggagtgcagtggcgtgaccatagctcactgtagccttaaactccctggctcaagcaatccttccacctctgcttcccaaagtgctgggattacagatgcaagccactgtgcccggcctttgtTGGGTTTTTAGGTTAGTTCTCCTTTATTGTTATTACATATAAACTGAGATAAACAGTGTTGAAGTTAAATCTGTACACATACTGAAATGGTTCCCTAGAATGCTTTCCTGAATGTGGAGTTACTTGGTCAAAGGGtatgcatgtttttaaaatctaattttaagttttattaaacTATTAAATGTGCAAACAAGTCAGCTAGAACTACAGGATTTAAAAAAAGCTCCAATCTACTGCCTCGCCCCTTCTCCACCATCAAGTTCCAAGCCTTAGAGACAACCAACTCCAATTTTTTGAGCTATTTCTTCGGTATTTACCTTGATATTTCTAAATAGTATgcttatattgttattttttgatttctcAATTTaacattatgtattttatatatttttattttattttattttattttattttttttgagacggagtctcattctgccgcccaggctggagtgcaggggccgggtctcagctcactgcaagctcctcctcctgggtttacgccattctcctgcctcagcctcctgagtagctcggactacaggcgcccgccacgtcgcccggctagttttttgtattttttagtagagacgcggtttcaccgtgttagccaggatggtctcgatctccaaacctcgtgatccgcccgtctcggcctcccaaagtgctgggattacaggcttgagccaccgcgcccggcctatttttttttttagacggagtctcgctctgtcgcccaggctggagtgcagtggcgcgatctcggctcactgcaagctccgcctcccaggttcacgccactctcattctctgagtagctgggactacaggcgcccgccacctcgctcggctaatttttttgtacttttagtagagacggggtttcaccgtgttagccaagatggtctcgatctcctgacctcgtgatctgcccgcctcggtctcccaaagtgctgggattacaggcatgagccaccgcgccaacattatgtattatatttttacgGTGAAAGATAATTTAGCTCCCAAGCAGCACCACCCCCAACAACCTCCCTACTTCCCTAAATCCTTAAAACCATCTCATCTTTCTCTCcacaaactttcttttttctccattctcttaATGTAATTCTATCACTTAGGTTAAAACAATATTCACtgctcggccaggcgcggtgcctcacacctataatccctgcactttgggaggccgagatgggaggatcacttgaggtcaggagttggagacctacctagccaacatggcggaaccccgtttctactaaaaatacaaaaattagccaggcatggtggcacgcgcctgtaatcccagctactggggaggctgaggcaggaaaatcgcttgaactcgggaggcagaggttgcattgagctaagattgcacccctgcactccagcctgggcaacagagcaagactgtctcaaaaaaaaaaaaaaaaaaaaaagaagaaagaaagaaagaaaagaaaagaaagaaagaaaagaaacaaaagaaaagaaaaaataaaacaatattcacTGCTTATGTTTTTATGGTCATATTAATACAGTTCACAGCTGAGCCATATGTTGTActatgattatattttctttctttttcttttcttttttttagagacacagtctcactatgttgctcaggctggacttgaactcctaggctcaagtgattctcccacctcagtctcccaagcagctggtactacaagtgcatgccaccccACTcggatacattttctttcttatatagcttttacttttttcctttctacatTTGATTGCCTTTTTGTCTGTTTGCCTAGTTTTTTAGAAAAACTACTTAAGTACAGTTACATAAAATATACCTATTTTACGTGGATAGTTCATAGAGTTTTGACAAACACATACACCTCTGTAACCATCATCCCAATCAggatataaaacatttccatcacccccagcaagttctttcttgttcttttgcaGTCAAACCCCGACCCCCATCTCAGGCAAGGGCTGATTGGAATCTAGTAACTAGAGATTAATTTTACCAGTTCTTGAACTTCATGTAAACGGAATAATTTTTTGACAATTTCACTTTGAAGAGACAGACTACTAAAAAGACAATTGTTTGTGTAATAAGTACAAACATGCTAAAAGTAGACAAGACCTGTTCCAGTTTTGGGTCAGCACGGGAttccttgaaaaattaaaagaataaaccaCTACTATCATTATTAGAAAGAATTAACCTGGAATAGAAAGAGGTGTTATGCCGATGGGGATGGGGGACATGGGGGTTGAGGGACATGGGGGATGGGAGAAGCGGAAGACATGGGGTGCGAATGGGGTTGGGGTCCAGACAGAAGGAAAAGCATGAACAAAGGCTTGGAGACAAGAACAATTCTGTCTGGACTCAAACCTGGATTTCCTAACTTGTCTCCATTTTACTACCATCGAAACTGCTGTGCTCTCCAAGTTTTTTGCCCAGTCCAAGCAGGGCAATTATGAATGAGAAAGACGCTCTACCAACATATTTCAGTGTTTTTCCCCATTAGACTGTAAGTTCTTTGAAAGCTAGAACTTCATAATGTAACCCTTGTTACGTAGTAGGCAAGCATTAATAAATACTGGTAGAACTGACGAATAATTGGGTGAGTGAATGAACGAACCAACGCATGCGAACCGGCAAGTCCCTGGAGGAAATGGTCACCTTCGGAGGTTTAGTCTGGCCCAGAAGCTCTAAGACCACGGACAGTGCCAGGTCCCACTCCAAACGCCGGGGAGACGCTCTAGGCAAGCTACACGTTCTTTGCTGCGGCGCCGCTCTAGCCGCGAGAACGCCACTCTATGGCtgcgggggaggggcggggctcGTGGGCGTCTCCGGCCCTTTTTGTCCCCGCGCTGCGGGAGCGCGCTTAGCGCGTGCGTACGCGACGGCGGTTGGCGGCGCGCGGGCAGCGTGAAGCGAGGCGAGGCGGTTCGGACCCACGGAGCGACAGACCGAGCGGCCCCTACGGCCGTCGGCGGCCAGGCGGCCCGAGATGTTGTCTGGGAAGAAGGCGGcagccgcggcggcggcggctgcagcGGCGGCAGCCGGGACGGAGGCTGGCCCCGGGACAGCGGGCGGCTCTGAGAATGGGTCTGAGGTGGCCGCGCAACCCGCGGGCCTCTCGGGCCCAGCCGAGGTCGGGCCGGGGGCGGCCGGGGAGCGCACACCCCGCAAGAAAGAGCCTCCGCGGGCCTCGCCCCCCGGGGGCCTGGCCGAACCGCCGGGGTCCGCAGGGCCTCAGGCCGGGCCTACCGTCGTGCCTGGGTCTGCGACCCCCATGGAAACTGGAATAGCAGAGACTCCGGAGGGGCGTCGGACCAGCCGGCGCAAGCGGGCGAAGGTAAGGGTGGACCCCTCCCTTAAACGACACCGCCGGGTGCCGAGCTTCCCCGAGGCTGCTCTGCCCGCCCCCACCGCCGCCCGGTCTTGGGCCCTGCGACCACTCAGACCTCCCCCTGTATCGCTGCCCACGCCACGTCCCCTCTAGCTGGACGGGTGGGTTGAGAAAGGAAAAGTCTTTGCTGGTGTTGACTGTGGTCTTTGTGCTGGGTCCCGAGCGACGTGGGAAGGGTCATCGATGATTGCTGGGAGGGGTATTTTATTCCTTAGGTCTTTCTTGCacaccttttcattttcttgactgGAAGATGGCTCCCTGATGTGGGGTTACGGTTGGCGTTCTTGGAGACATCACTGGTTCACTGTTTGTCCACAGATAGGTCTGGAAGCTGCTCGGCGGTATTGATGGCGTTTCACCTGGGTGCACTAGGAGGCTGTAGGTTGATGCTAAAGAAATCGCCTTAGCTGGGGAGATGGAAAAGAAAGGGtcgtttttgtttctgtttttgtttgagcAAAACCCTGCTGTGTGGTAGGAGTtctagtcttttttgtttttcttctttttttaaatcctctCCGCGATCTTTTGGCGTAGAATTTTGCAGACGAGAAAGCTGCTGGTTGAGAGAACAAATAACagtcaaaatacaaatatatggGAAGGAGAAGATTTGACTCCGAACAGCATATACAGAGACTGCCTCAAATC from Rhinopithecus roxellana isolate Shanxi Qingling chromosome 12, ASM756505v1, whole genome shotgun sequence encodes:
- the TEX46 gene encoding testis-expressed protein 46 isoform X2, coding for MRWSLHGILASAGTVGAVAAWLMSYKPALFGFLFLLLLLSNWLVKCEHKLTLPEPQQKEEEKPKTSENDSQNDKATNTKEVNGMHSCFALQDQIFQRLLFSEMKLKVLENQMFIIWNKMNHHRRSSRHGNFPMKKHRMRRHESICPTLSDCTSSSPS
- the TEX46 gene encoding testis-expressed protein 46 isoform X1 encodes the protein MLAKLIFLFRSLHGILASAGTVGAVAAWLMSYKPALFGFLFLLLLLSNWLVKCEHKLTLPEPQQKEEEKPKTSENDSQNDKATNTKEVNGMHSCFALQDQIFQRLLFSEMKLKVLENQMFIIWNKMNHHRRSSRHGNFPMKKHRMRRHESICPTLSDCTSSSPS